The sequence below is a genomic window from Zhongshania aliphaticivorans.
GAAGTTGCCGTCAGTACGAGCAGGCTCGGAGATTAAGCCTTCCTTTTCGTAGTGGCGTATCGCTTGGATCGAACAGCCACTGCGTTTAGCGAGCTCACCAATTTTCATAGGTTTCCCCCTTGACTCTATTGTTACTATAGAGTGTAGCCTTGGTATATCCATCTAACAAGAGTCGGCTATGTCAACAGATTCGAAAGTGTGCTGCGGCTCTAGCAGCACAGCGCCAACACAGGCTGAAGCGAACAGCGATATGCAGGCTGGAGCCAGCCACGTAAGCGTGTTTCATGTCACTGATATGGATTGCCCGTCAGAAGAGAACCTGATTCGCACTGCATTTGCTAGTTTTGATGAGGGGCTCACCTTCGAATTCGACATTTCCAACCGCAGGGTGCGGATATATCACCCAGATATTGCGGAGACAGTGGAAAAAACCATGATCTCTGTTGGTCTTCGGGCACAACTGATTTCATTGGAGCCGGTAGATTTTGATGCCGTTCGGCAAGCCCAGGTAACGGCAAAGTCCGACGAAGTAAGAGAGGCGCGGGTATTACGGTGGTTGCTGGCAATCAACGCGGTCATGTTTGCACTTGAGTTTGGCGTGGGCATTGTGGCGCAATCCACTGGCTTAATCGCTGACTCGCTGGATATGTTTGCCGATGCTGCGGTCTATGGTGCGTCGCTGTATGCGGTGGGTAAGGCCGCTCGACTTAAGCTCAAGGCTGCCCATTTCTCTGGCTGGCTACAGCTCGCGCTTGCTGTGGGCGTCCTACTCGAAGTCTTTAGGCGAGCTGTCTACGGGAGCGAACCCGTTTCAGTACTCATGATGGGGGCAGGCGCCGTTGCCTTGGTAGCGAATATTGCTTGCCTCTTGCTAATCTTCAAATCGCGTAACCAAGGGGCACATATGAAGGCCAGCTGGATATTCTCAGCCAATGATGTGTTGGCCAATACCGGCGTCATCATTGCCGGCATTCTAGTGGCGATGACGGGATCACACATTCCGGATTTGGTGGTTGGGGTTATTATTGGCTTTATTGTTTTAAACGGCGCTCGGCGTATACTTCTGCTACGATAGCGACCTGTTTTCGAGATCAA
It includes:
- a CDS encoding cation transporter codes for the protein MSTDSKVCCGSSSTAPTQAEANSDMQAGASHVSVFHVTDMDCPSEENLIRTAFASFDEGLTFEFDISNRRVRIYHPDIAETVEKTMISVGLRAQLISLEPVDFDAVRQAQVTAKSDEVREARVLRWLLAINAVMFALEFGVGIVAQSTGLIADSLDMFADAAVYGASLYAVGKAARLKLKAAHFSGWLQLALAVGVLLEVFRRAVYGSEPVSVLMMGAGAVALVANIACLLLIFKSRNQGAHMKASWIFSANDVLANTGVIIAGILVAMTGSHIPDLVVGVIIGFIVLNGARRILLLR